From Zhongshania aliphaticivorans, one genomic window encodes:
- a CDS encoding PP2C family protein-serine/threonine phosphatase, which translates to MNNSLPHRILLVQQTDAIQAQLVASLEQLGMDVVSIADCALAMPSFREEDIDIVMIDIDFPEDRGIDLLGKMAADPRELPLIGLSRRKSMADVLAAVRHGASDYLMLPTEKHAVIKHVLDRALERGALKRENLAYRNKLESANRELLESLTLLQQDQQAGKHVQQLLLPDTPKQIANYQFCHYILPSLYLSGDFVDYFVVGEDHAVFFVADVSGHGASSAFVTVFLKNLFARKRSDFLHRGSTAILSPAKMLAIANRELLEMGIGKHVTLCVGAFDLKCNQLSYSVAGHLPAPVLAVNGTATFLPEHDMPVGLFTDAQFSDHMISFPPGAVLSLFSDGILEVLNSDTLENKEQLLLDLLKQGQNSSIELAEVFGLFDIDEAPDDIAILVVSRL; encoded by the coding sequence ATGAATAACTCCTTACCCCATCGGATACTGCTGGTTCAGCAGACCGATGCAATTCAAGCTCAGCTCGTAGCCTCCCTAGAACAACTCGGTATGGACGTAGTGTCTATCGCGGACTGCGCTTTGGCGATGCCGAGTTTCCGTGAAGAAGATATCGATATCGTTATGATCGATATCGATTTTCCGGAGGATCGCGGTATAGATTTGCTGGGAAAAATGGCCGCAGACCCGCGCGAGCTACCTCTTATCGGCCTTTCTCGCCGCAAGAGTATGGCCGACGTCTTGGCGGCAGTGCGCCATGGTGCAAGCGACTACCTGATGCTACCGACTGAAAAACATGCTGTTATAAAGCATGTACTCGATCGGGCGTTGGAGCGGGGTGCCTTAAAGCGCGAAAATTTGGCGTACCGTAATAAATTAGAAAGTGCTAACCGAGAGTTATTGGAGAGCTTGACCCTGTTACAGCAGGATCAGCAAGCCGGTAAGCACGTGCAGCAATTGCTTCTGCCAGATACCCCCAAGCAAATAGCGAACTATCAATTTTGTCACTATATATTGCCGTCGCTCTATCTGAGCGGTGATTTTGTCGACTATTTTGTGGTCGGGGAAGATCACGCCGTCTTTTTTGTTGCTGACGTGTCAGGGCATGGCGCGAGCTCAGCCTTTGTTACGGTGTTCTTGAAGAACCTCTTTGCGCGCAAGCGCAGTGATTTTTTGCATCGTGGGTCGACCGCCATACTGTCGCCAGCCAAAATGCTGGCGATTGCGAATCGCGAATTGCTTGAAATGGGCATTGGCAAGCATGTCACCCTTTGTGTGGGGGCATTCGATTTAAAATGTAATCAATTGTCTTATTCGGTTGCCGGTCATTTGCCTGCTCCTGTGCTTGCGGTTAATGGCACGGCGACATTCTTACCGGAGCATGATATGCCGGTTGGCCTGTTTACTGATGCCCAATTCAGTGACCATATGATCAGTTTTCCGCCGGGGGCTGTGCTGAGTCTATTCTCTGATGGTATATTGGAGGTCTTGAACAGCGACACCTTGGAAAATAAAGAACAGCTTCTGCTCGATTTATTAAAGCAGGGTCAAAACTCCTCAATCGAGCTCGCCGAGGTCTTTGGTTTATTCGATATAGATGAGGCTCCGGACGATATCGCAATTTTAGTAGTAAGTAGGTTATAG
- a CDS encoding DUF692 domain-containing protein, translating into MSKQTSALAGLGLRRGLMPALKSLASKELDFLEVAPENWLHIGGRFGRSFRELAARYPIYLHGLSLNIGGFAPLDTRLLSDIKQFMRDFDCPLYSEHLTYCGDEGQLYDLLPIPFTEEAVHHVAARVRQVQDVLGQRILLENASYYAAPGQAMSESEFINAVLAEADCDLLLDVNNVFVNSVNHNYDPYQFMRSLPLARARYIHIAGHFDEAEDLRVDTHGADVIEPVWALLDEAYRLCGPLPTLLERDFNFPAMADLLQEVQQIRQAQAKVDFAGALSSGCAE; encoded by the coding sequence ATGAGTAAACAAACCAGTGCACTTGCGGGCTTGGGCTTGCGGCGCGGCTTAATGCCGGCGCTAAAATCTCTGGCGAGCAAGGAGCTGGATTTTCTTGAGGTCGCCCCTGAAAACTGGCTGCATATTGGCGGCCGTTTCGGCCGCTCATTTCGGGAGTTAGCAGCGCGCTACCCAATTTACCTACATGGTTTGTCTTTAAATATTGGTGGCTTCGCGCCACTCGATACCCGCTTATTAAGCGATATTAAACAATTTATGCGGGATTTTGACTGCCCTTTGTATTCAGAGCACCTGACCTATTGTGGTGATGAAGGTCAGCTCTATGATTTATTGCCCATTCCCTTTACGGAAGAGGCGGTACACCACGTGGCGGCGCGGGTTCGGCAGGTTCAGGATGTGTTAGGGCAGCGAATTTTATTGGAAAATGCCTCGTATTATGCGGCGCCAGGCCAGGCAATGTCTGAAAGCGAATTTATCAACGCGGTACTGGCAGAGGCCGACTGTGATTTGCTGCTCGATGTGAATAATGTTTTTGTGAATAGCGTAAATCACAATTACGATCCTTACCAGTTTATGCGGTCCTTACCCCTGGCGAGAGCGCGTTATATTCATATTGCCGGGCATTTTGATGAGGCTGAAGACTTGCGGGTGGACACCCACGGGGCTGATGTTATTGAGCCGGTGTGGGCCTTACTTGATGAGGCCTATCGACTCTGTGGGCCGCTGCCGACGTTATTAGAGCGGGATTTTAACTTTCCTGCGATGGCGGACCTACTGCAGGAAGTACAGCAAATTCGTCAAGCACAAGCGAAGGTGGATTTTGCCGGCGCCCTTAGCAGTGGGTGCGCGGAGTAA
- the gltX gene encoding glutamate--tRNA ligase, producing the protein MTVRTRIAPSPTGDPHVGTAYIALFNYCFAKSQGGEFLLRIEDTDQQRSTAASEQAIFDSLRWLGLDWDEGPDVGGPHGPYRQSERSEIYREHCEQLIAAGHAFRCYRTPAELDALREARREAGGHTALKYSDLKLDDAENARRAAAGEPYVIRMFVPEDDGHCEIDDMLRGKIELEWGQVDAQILLKSDGLPTYHLANVVDDHLMAITHVLRGEEWINSAPKHKLLYQYFGWEMPVLCHLPLLRNPDKSKLSKRKNPTSINYYKRMGFLPEAMLNYLGRMGWSMPDESEKFSLETMIAHFDITRVSLGGPIFDVEKLRWLNGLWLREDCSPEQLADRLQAWALNRDTLMKMIPHVQSRIEVFSDLAPLAGFFLSGMLPLTPASFAASNLEEEELLTLLQCAAWRLEALNDWQRDAIFAEIKSLADGLGIKLKDFMPPLFIAIAGTTSSISVVDSMEVLGPDMSRARLRHAVEVLGGVGKKRLKKLEKRYQQACEARA; encoded by the coding sequence ATGACTGTTCGCACTCGTATTGCTCCATCGCCCACCGGTGACCCACATGTGGGTACTGCTTATATCGCTTTGTTCAATTATTGCTTTGCCAAAAGTCAGGGTGGGGAATTTTTGCTACGCATTGAAGATACCGATCAGCAGCGCTCGACAGCGGCGTCGGAACAGGCGATCTTTGATTCGCTGCGCTGGTTGGGTTTGGATTGGGATGAAGGTCCGGATGTGGGCGGTCCCCACGGGCCTTATCGGCAAAGTGAACGCAGCGAGATATATCGTGAGCACTGCGAGCAATTGATTGCCGCAGGCCATGCTTTTCGCTGTTACCGAACGCCAGCAGAGCTAGATGCACTGCGTGAAGCTCGTCGCGAAGCGGGCGGTCACACGGCGCTTAAATACTCTGATTTAAAATTAGACGATGCTGAGAACGCGCGCCGAGCGGCCGCCGGTGAGCCTTACGTTATTCGTATGTTTGTGCCAGAAGATGACGGCCACTGCGAGATCGATGACATGCTGCGAGGCAAAATTGAACTGGAGTGGGGGCAGGTCGACGCTCAAATACTGCTGAAGTCTGACGGTTTGCCAACCTACCACCTCGCCAATGTGGTTGACGATCATTTAATGGCGATCACTCACGTGCTCCGTGGCGAAGAGTGGATAAACTCGGCGCCCAAGCACAAATTGCTGTATCAGTATTTTGGTTGGGAAATGCCAGTGCTGTGTCATTTGCCGCTGTTGCGCAACCCGGATAAAAGTAAGCTCAGTAAACGTAAGAACCCGACAAGCATCAATTATTATAAGCGTATGGGCTTTTTGCCCGAGGCAATGTTAAATTATTTAGGGCGTATGGGCTGGTCTATGCCCGATGAGAGCGAAAAGTTTAGTCTTGAGACCATGATTGCGCATTTTGATATCACCCGGGTGAGTTTGGGTGGGCCGATTTTCGATGTGGAGAAACTGCGCTGGCTCAATGGTCTGTGGCTGCGCGAAGACTGCAGTCCAGAGCAGCTCGCTGATCGCTTGCAAGCCTGGGCATTGAATCGCGATACCTTGATGAAAATGATTCCCCATGTGCAGTCTCGCATTGAGGTGTTTAGTGATTTGGCGCCCTTGGCTGGGTTTTTCTTGTCCGGTATGTTGCCACTGACGCCAGCGAGTTTTGCCGCCTCGAACTTAGAGGAAGAGGAGCTACTCACTTTGTTGCAGTGCGCAGCATGGCGCTTGGAGGCCCTGAACGATTGGCAGCGCGATGCTATTTTTGCTGAAATTAAGTCTCTTGCAGACGGTTTGGGTATAAAGTTAAAAGATTTTATGCCGCCGCTGTTTATCGCCATTGCAGGCACTACGTCGTCAATTTCGGTAGTTGACTCTATGGAGGTACTCGGTCCAGATATGAGTCGCGCGCGCTTGCGTCACGCGGTAGAGGTGTTGGGCGGTGTGGGCAAAAAGCGCCTT
- the tal gene encoding transaldolase encodes MSNKLEQLKAMTDVVADTGDIEAIARFTPQDATTNPSLILKAAALPQYSKLISDIVSSSLKDRSNPELLQRAATQLAVEIGAEITKLVPGKVSTEVDARLSFNTAAMINEGRRIVELYQAKGIDKRRLLIKIASTWEGIEAAKVLEQEGIECNLTLLFSLMQAAACAEAGATLISPFVGRILDWHLAHGATPANADEDPGVQSVSAIYSYYKQHGYQTIVMGASFRNCGEIEALAGCDRLTISPALLSELKDDSGTLPRRLTPDMAFTPHAKLATSETDFRWAMNEDAMATEKLAEGIRAFAADQVKLESLLREWK; translated from the coding sequence ATGAGTAATAAACTCGAGCAGTTAAAGGCAATGACCGATGTGGTTGCCGATACCGGTGATATAGAAGCCATCGCCCGCTTTACGCCGCAGGATGCAACAACCAACCCTTCTTTAATTCTAAAGGCTGCAGCGCTTCCCCAGTACAGCAAACTAATTAGCGACATCGTCTCGAGCAGCCTTAAAGATCGCAGCAACCCTGAACTGCTACAGCGCGCGGCCACTCAACTCGCGGTAGAAATTGGCGCCGAAATCACCAAACTGGTGCCAGGCAAAGTATCTACTGAAGTAGACGCTCGCCTGTCCTTTAATACAGCCGCCATGATTAACGAAGGTCGGCGCATCGTTGAGCTTTATCAAGCAAAAGGTATCGATAAACGTCGCCTACTGATAAAGATAGCCTCAACTTGGGAAGGTATTGAAGCGGCGAAGGTACTTGAGCAGGAAGGCATTGAGTGTAATCTAACCCTGCTTTTCAGCCTTATGCAGGCCGCAGCGTGCGCCGAAGCCGGTGCCACCTTAATTTCACCGTTTGTTGGTCGTATTCTCGACTGGCACCTAGCCCATGGCGCCACACCCGCCAACGCCGATGAAGATCCCGGCGTGCAATCGGTTAGCGCGATTTACAGCTATTACAAGCAACACGGTTATCAGACCATTGTCATGGGCGCTAGCTTTCGCAACTGCGGCGAGATCGAAGCACTGGCCGGCTGCGACCGACTTACCATTAGCCCCGCCTTGCTGAGTGAGCTAAAAGACGATTCCGGCACACTCCCCCGCCGCCTTACACCCGATATGGCGTTCACTCCCCACGCCAAACTTGCCACCAGCGAAACCGACTTCCGCTGGGCAATGAATGAAGACGCCATGGCCACTGAAAAATTGGCAGAAGGTATTCGCGCCTTTGCGGCAGACCAAGTCAAATTAGAAAGTTTATTGCGGGAGTGGAAGTAG
- the dusA gene encoding tRNA dihydrouridine(20/20a) synthase DusA, which yields MSKKILDRRFCVAPMLDWSDRHCRVFWRQLSHHAVLYTEMITTGALIHGDHKRHLDYSDIEHPVALQLGGSDPEALAISVRMAEQWHYDEVNLNCGCPSDRVQNGFFGACLMARPTLVADCVKAMKDAGDLPITVKHRIGIDEQEGYGPLQEFVGAIADAGTDAIIVHARKAWLQGLSPKENREIPPLNYDLVYQLKKDFPDLEIIINGGIQTLEDARSQLSYVDGIMMGRSAYQTPYLLAEVDEHFYQQAATGKTRRDIIHDFLPYIEAELSKGTRLNHMTRHILGLFNGQAGGKLFRRHISEHAHRPGAGLEVLHDALAFVERSW from the coding sequence ATGAGCAAAAAAATTCTCGACCGTCGCTTCTGCGTCGCCCCGATGCTGGATTGGTCAGATCGCCACTGCCGCGTTTTCTGGCGTCAACTTAGCCATCACGCAGTACTGTATACCGAAATGATCACCACCGGGGCATTGATTCACGGCGACCACAAGCGTCATTTAGATTACAGCGATATTGAGCACCCTGTCGCGCTCCAGCTTGGCGGCAGCGACCCCGAAGCCCTCGCAATATCAGTGCGCATGGCCGAGCAATGGCATTACGATGAAGTTAACTTAAATTGCGGCTGCCCCTCCGACCGAGTTCAAAACGGCTTTTTCGGTGCATGCTTAATGGCCCGACCCACTTTAGTAGCCGATTGCGTTAAGGCAATGAAAGACGCGGGCGACCTCCCGATTACCGTAAAGCACCGCATCGGGATTGACGAACAAGAGGGCTACGGGCCGCTGCAAGAATTTGTTGGCGCCATTGCCGACGCCGGAACTGACGCCATTATCGTTCACGCTCGCAAAGCCTGGCTCCAAGGGCTAAGCCCAAAAGAAAATCGAGAAATACCGCCCTTAAATTACGATTTGGTATACCAACTTAAAAAAGATTTCCCTGACTTGGAAATTATCATAAACGGCGGCATCCAAACCCTTGAAGATGCCCGTTCGCAATTGTCATATGTCGATGGCATTATGATGGGCCGCAGTGCATACCAAACACCGTATTTATTGGCTGAGGTAGATGAACACTTTTACCAGCAAGCCGCGACAGGCAAAACTCGGCGTGACATTATTCACGACTTTTTGCCTTATATTGAAGCGGAGCTGAGCAAGGGCACCCGGCTCAATCATATGACTCGGCATATATTAGGCCTCTTTAATGGCCAAGCTGGCGGCAAGCTATTTCGTCGCCATATCAGTGAACATGCGCACCGTCCAGGCGCTGGCCTCGAAGTCCTCCACGACGCCTTGGCCTTTGTAGAGCGCAGCTGGTAG
- a CDS encoding VacJ family lipoprotein produces the protein MQRKVCALLMLFSVLGVAGVNAESDGDPRDPWEGFNRGVFAFNNTADEYLVQPVARGYRQVTPAIVDQGIANFFNNIGEIKNMANDLLQGKASDALVDGGRFIINTTVGVIGFFDVASYIGLKRESEDFGQTMAVWGVGPGPYLVLPFLGPSNLRDGAGQGVDSYVSVTGAVDPEAARYGMSLLDLLQVRASLLGTEGLVSGDKYTFFKDAYLQRREFLINDGQLKDDFGDEDFESFDF, from the coding sequence ATGCAACGAAAAGTCTGTGCTTTGCTGATGTTGTTCTCAGTACTAGGGGTGGCTGGGGTGAACGCAGAGAGTGACGGCGATCCCCGTGACCCTTGGGAAGGTTTCAATCGCGGGGTATTTGCTTTTAATAATACGGCCGATGAATACTTGGTGCAGCCAGTTGCCCGAGGCTATCGCCAGGTTACGCCTGCAATTGTTGATCAGGGTATCGCCAATTTCTTTAATAATATTGGCGAAATCAAAAATATGGCCAATGATTTATTGCAGGGTAAAGCCAGTGACGCGCTTGTGGATGGTGGTCGTTTTATTATTAATACTACCGTTGGCGTCATCGGCTTTTTTGATGTAGCTAGCTATATTGGTTTAAAACGCGAATCTGAAGATTTTGGCCAAACAATGGCCGTGTGGGGCGTTGGGCCTGGGCCGTATTTGGTGTTGCCGTTTTTAGGGCCGAGCAACCTCCGCGATGGTGCCGGTCAAGGCGTTGATTCCTACGTGTCAGTGACGGGCGCAGTTGACCCCGAAGCGGCGCGCTACGGTATGAGCTTATTGGATTTACTGCAAGTTAGGGCGAGTTTATTGGGCACCGAAGGCCTTGTGTCGGGTGATAAATACACTTTTTTCAAAGATGCCTATCTACAGCGTAGAGAGTTCTTGATAAATGACGGTCAGCTCAAAGATGACTTTGGCGACGAAGATTTCGAGTCATTCGACTTCTAA
- a CDS encoding TerB family tellurite resistance protein, protein MFEKLMQLFTVADDSTGDDKMTLELVTAALLLEVSKADFQEDPAEIDKIRTILLQHFSVSLGDINAFIDQARNTSADSTSLYPFTRYINDNCNNIEKYQLVLALWDVALEDGRIDKYEDHLIRKIADLIYLPHSEFIRAKLSVIGKETS, encoded by the coding sequence ATGTTCGAAAAACTAATGCAGCTGTTCACGGTTGCTGACGACAGCACTGGCGATGACAAAATGACGCTAGAGCTGGTCACTGCCGCCCTGCTACTTGAAGTCAGCAAAGCTGATTTTCAGGAAGATCCTGCGGAAATTGACAAAATTCGCACTATTTTACTGCAGCACTTTTCGGTGAGTCTTGGTGATATCAATGCGTTTATCGATCAGGCTAGGAATACCAGCGCGGACAGCACCTCGCTTTACCCTTTTACCCGCTACATTAATGACAACTGCAATAATATTGAAAAATACCAGCTTGTCTTAGCACTGTGGGATGTTGCACTGGAAGATGGTCGAATAGACAAATACGAAGATCACCTGATCCGTAAAATAGCCGATTTAATTTATTTGCCCCACAGTGAATTTATCAGGGCTAAATTAAGCGTGATTGGCAAGGAAACCAGCTAA
- a CDS encoding DNA-binding domain-containing protein — protein MMAFQQIQASMTRFVRDPDTCSGPEGIEARRMAIYRDLFFNNIEGFLSNGFPVCRSLYCDDAWYSLVRDFMCRHRCQSPYFLQIAEEFLAYLGEERDSQTDPVFLRELAHYEWVELALDIAEQELPPAVPVGDVLKLCWAVSPLAWSLAYQFPVQHISGDFQPTAPSAEPTFIVVYRNRQDEVQFLEINQVTARLLSIIVERPELNGAEILAEIARELHVEYASVVGFGSEILAQMRELDILLVN, from the coding sequence ATGATGGCCTTTCAGCAAATCCAAGCGAGTATGACGCGCTTTGTACGCGACCCTGATACTTGTTCAGGCCCAGAAGGTATAGAAGCTCGGCGGATGGCGATTTATCGAGATCTGTTCTTTAATAATATTGAGGGCTTTCTCAGCAACGGATTCCCGGTGTGCCGAAGTTTATATTGCGACGATGCATGGTATAGCTTGGTCCGAGATTTTATGTGTCGTCACCGCTGCCAAAGTCCTTATTTTTTGCAGATTGCTGAGGAGTTTCTCGCTTATCTTGGTGAGGAGCGAGACTCACAAACTGATCCCGTGTTCTTGCGAGAGTTGGCCCATTACGAATGGGTGGAGCTGGCCTTAGACATTGCCGAACAAGAATTACCCCCAGCCGTGCCGGTGGGAGATGTACTTAAGCTTTGTTGGGCTGTATCGCCACTTGCCTGGTCCTTGGCTTACCAGTTTCCGGTTCAGCACATTAGTGGTGATTTTCAGCCTACAGCGCCGAGCGCTGAACCGACATTTATCGTGGTGTACCGAAACCGCCAGGACGAGGTGCAGTTTCTTGAAATCAATCAGGTAACGGCGAGGTTGCTGAGCATTATCGTTGAGCGGCCAGAATTAAATGGTGCTGAAATTCTCGCTGAAATTGCGCGTGAGTTGCACGTTGAGTACGCCTCGGTGGTCGGTTTTGGTAGCGAGATTTTAGCCCAGATGCGGGAACTGGATATTTTGCTGGTGAATTAG
- a CDS encoding STAS domain-containing protein, whose protein sequence is MQPGRILVAGQDGAFVIKLVGDVRLTLCTTLDEFFDEMFSVEGFASVVVDLSDAINVDSTTLGLLAKLAIKAKEKFQFVPLILSTNPDITRVLQSMGFDRVFRIRQEPLLNDEDLGELPVLDASEEGVRERVLEAHRTLMGLSESNHAKFRELVSLLEGQCF, encoded by the coding sequence ATGCAGCCTGGTCGAATATTAGTAGCGGGACAGGACGGGGCCTTTGTTATAAAGCTGGTTGGCGATGTGCGGCTGACCCTTTGTACCACGTTGGACGAGTTCTTTGACGAGATGTTCTCGGTAGAGGGCTTTGCCAGTGTGGTCGTCGATTTGTCTGATGCCATCAACGTCGATAGCACGACCTTGGGGCTGCTAGCTAAATTAGCGATTAAAGCGAAGGAAAAATTCCAGTTCGTGCCTTTGATTTTATCTACTAATCCCGATATTACCCGCGTGCTACAGAGCATGGGCTTTGATCGCGTGTTCCGTATTCGCCAAGAACCCCTGTTAAATGATGAAGATCTTGGCGAGTTGCCGGTGCTGGATGCCAGCGAAGAAGGTGTTCGGGAGCGGGTGCTTGAAGCCCATCGGACGTTGATGGGCTTAAGTGAGAGTAACCACGCTAAATTTAGAGAGTTAGTTTCCCTGCTGGAAGGCCAGTGCTTTTAG